A window from Pseudomonas moraviensis encodes these proteins:
- the thiI gene encoding tRNA uracil 4-sulfurtransferase ThiI — translation MKLIVKVFPEITIKSRPVRTKFIRQLAKNIRTVLRDLDPAVVVNGVWDNLELETRVTDPKALKEMGERLTCMPGIAHFLQIDEYPLGDFDDITEKCKQHYGDALAGKIFSVRCKRAGKHAFSSMDVEKYVGSKLRRECGAAGIDLKAPEIEVRIEVRDKRLFVIHSQHNGIGGYPLGALEQTLVLMSGGFDSTVAAYQIMRRGLMAHFCFFNLGGRAHELGVMEVAHFIWKKYGSSQRVLFVSVPFEEVLGEILGKVDNSHMGVVLKRMMLRASSEIAERLHIDALVTGEAISQVSSQTLPNLSVIDCVTEKLVLRPLIVAHKQDIIDTANEIGTADFARHMPEYCGVISVNPKTAAKRGRVEHEEKEFDMAVLERALANAKLVPIDRVIDELGQDLQIEEVSEALAGQIVIDIRHPDAAEDDPLELAGIEVQTMPFYAVNARFKELDPTRQYLLYCDKGVMSRLHAHHLLSEGHANVRVYRPS, via the coding sequence ATGAAACTTATCGTAAAAGTCTTCCCCGAGATCACCATCAAAAGCCGACCTGTCCGGACGAAATTCATCCGCCAGTTGGCCAAGAACATCCGCACCGTGCTCCGTGACCTGGACCCGGCCGTGGTGGTGAACGGCGTGTGGGACAATCTCGAGCTGGAAACCCGCGTCACCGACCCCAAAGCCTTGAAAGAGATGGGCGAGCGCCTGACCTGCATGCCGGGCATCGCGCACTTTCTGCAGATCGACGAGTACCCGCTGGGCGACTTCGACGACATCACCGAAAAGTGCAAACAGCACTACGGCGATGCGCTGGCCGGGAAGATTTTCTCGGTGCGCTGCAAGCGCGCGGGCAAGCATGCGTTCAGCTCGATGGACGTCGAAAAATACGTCGGCAGCAAGCTGCGTCGTGAGTGCGGTGCAGCCGGAATCGACCTGAAAGCGCCGGAAATCGAAGTTCGTATCGAAGTTCGCGACAAACGGTTGTTCGTGATTCACAGCCAGCACAACGGCATCGGCGGTTACCCGCTCGGTGCGCTGGAGCAGACGCTGGTGTTGATGTCCGGCGGCTTCGATTCGACAGTGGCGGCTTACCAGATCATGCGCCGCGGCCTGATGGCGCATTTCTGCTTCTTCAATCTCGGCGGACGTGCCCACGAATTGGGCGTGATGGAAGTCGCGCACTTCATCTGGAAGAAGTACGGCAGCTCGCAACGCGTGCTATTTGTCAGTGTGCCGTTCGAGGAAGTGTTGGGCGAAATTCTCGGCAAAGTCGATAACAGTCATATGGGCGTGGTTTTGAAGCGTATGATGTTGCGCGCCTCGTCCGAGATCGCCGAACGCCTGCACATCGATGCGCTGGTGACCGGTGAAGCGATCTCCCAGGTGTCGAGCCAGACGCTGCCGAACCTGTCGGTGATCGACTGCGTGACTGAAAAGCTGGTGCTGCGGCCGCTGATCGTCGCGCACAAGCAGGACATCATCGATACCGCCAACGAGATCGGCACCGCCGATTTCGCCCGGCACATGCCGGAATACTGCGGCGTGATTTCGGTCAACCCGAAGACCGCCGCCAAGCGTGGCCGGGTTGAGCACGAAGAGAAAGAATTCGACATGGCGGTGCTCGAGCGTGCGCTCGCCAACGCCAAACTGGTGCCGATTGATCGGGTGATCGACGAATTGGGCCAGGATTTGCAGATTGAAGAAGTCAGCGAAGCGCTGGCCGGTCAGATCGTGATCGACATCCGTCACCCGGATGCCGCCGAGGATGACCCGCTGGAACTCGCCGGCATAGAGGTACAGACGATGCCGTTCTATGCAGTGAACGCACGTTTCAAGGAACTGGACCCTACTCGCCAGTACCTGCTGTATTGCGACAAAGGCGTGATGAGTCGCCTGCATGCCCACCATTTGCTCAGTGAGGGGCATGCCAATGTGCGCGTTTATCGACCGAGCTAA
- the typA gene encoding translational GTPase TypA: MIENLRNIAIIAHVDHGKTTLVDKLLRQSGTLERNELNDERVMDSNDQEKERGITILAKNTAINWNGYHINIVDTPGHADFGGEVERVMSMVDSVLLLVDAQDGPMPQTRFVTKKAFEAGLRPIVVINKVDRPGARPDWVLDQIFDLFDNLGATEEQLDFQVVYASALNGIAGLDHTAMAEDMTPLYQAVVDHVPPPAVDRDGPFQMQISALDYNSFLGVIGVGRIARGRVKPNTPVVAISADGKRRNGRILKLMGHHGLHRIDVDEAAAGDIVCISGFDELFISDTLCDINTVEAMKPLTVDEPTVSMTFQVNDSPFCGKEGKFVTSRNIKDRLDKELLYNVALRVEEGDSADKFKVSGRGELHLSVLIETMRREGFELALGRPEVIIREVDGVKQEPFENVTIDIPEESQGKVMEEMGLRKGDLSNMVPDGKGRVRLEYNIPARGLIGFRNQFLTLTNGAGILTSIFDRYAPVKSGHMSGRQNGVLVSVETGKALTYSLETLQARGKLFVEHGQEIYNGQIVGQNSRDNDLGVNPTKGKKLDNMRASGKDETIALVPPVRFTLEQALEYIQEDELCEVTPKSIRLRKKILDESERTRAAKKAKA; the protein is encoded by the coding sequence GTGATCGAAAATCTACGCAACATCGCCATCATTGCCCACGTTGACCACGGTAAAACCACCCTGGTAGACAAACTGCTGCGTCAATCCGGCACTCTGGAGCGCAACGAGCTCAACGACGAGCGCGTGATGGACTCCAACGACCAGGAAAAAGAGCGCGGTATTACCATTCTGGCGAAGAACACCGCCATCAACTGGAACGGCTACCACATCAACATCGTGGACACCCCGGGCCACGCCGACTTCGGCGGCGAAGTTGAACGCGTAATGTCGATGGTCGACTCCGTTCTGCTGCTGGTTGACGCTCAAGACGGCCCTATGCCGCAAACCCGCTTCGTGACCAAGAAGGCTTTCGAAGCCGGCCTGCGTCCAATCGTGGTGATCAACAAGGTTGACCGTCCAGGCGCGCGTCCGGACTGGGTTCTGGACCAGATCTTCGACCTGTTTGACAACCTCGGTGCGACCGAAGAACAACTGGACTTCCAGGTTGTTTACGCTTCGGCCCTGAACGGTATTGCCGGTCTGGACCACACCGCCATGGCGGAAGACATGACTCCGCTGTACCAGGCAGTAGTCGACCACGTTCCGCCTCCGGCCGTTGACCGTGACGGTCCGTTCCAGATGCAGATCTCCGCTCTGGACTACAACAGCTTCCTGGGTGTTATCGGTGTTGGCCGTATCGCTCGCGGTCGCGTCAAGCCGAACACTCCGGTTGTCGCTATCAGCGCCGACGGCAAGCGCCGCAACGGTCGTATCCTGAAGCTGATGGGTCACCACGGTCTGCACCGCATTGACGTTGACGAAGCAGCAGCCGGCGACATCGTCTGCATCAGCGGCTTCGACGAGCTGTTCATCTCCGACACTCTGTGCGATATCAACACCGTCGAGGCGATGAAGCCGCTGACCGTTGACGAGCCAACCGTTTCCATGACCTTCCAGGTCAACGACTCGCCATTCTGCGGTAAAGAAGGCAAGTTCGTGACCTCCCGTAACATCAAGGATCGTCTGGACAAAGAGCTGCTGTACAACGTTGCACTGCGCGTTGAAGAAGGCGACTCGGCTGACAAGTTCAAGGTTTCCGGCCGTGGTGAGCTGCACCTCTCGGTACTGATCGAAACCATGCGTCGCGAAGGCTTCGAGCTGGCCCTGGGCCGCCCTGAAGTGATCATCCGTGAAGTAGACGGCGTGAAGCAGGAACCGTTCGAAAACGTCACCATCGACATCCCTGAAGAATCGCAGGGCAAGGTCATGGAAGAGATGGGTCTGCGTAAGGGCGACCTGAGCAACATGGTGCCGGATGGCAAGGGCCGTGTTCGTCTGGAATACAACATCCCTGCTCGCGGTCTGATCGGTTTCCGTAACCAGTTCCTGACCCTGACCAACGGTGCTGGCATCCTGACCTCGATCTTCGACCGTTACGCTCCAGTGAAGTCGGGCCACATGTCCGGCCGTCAGAACGGCGTTCTGGTTTCGGTTGAAACCGGCAAGGCTCTGACCTACTCGCTGGAAACCCTGCAGGCTCGTGGCAAGCTGTTCGTAGAACACGGCCAGGAGATCTACAACGGTCAGATCGTTGGTCAGAACAGCCGCGACAACGACCTGGGTGTCAACCCAACCAAAGGCAAGAAGCTCGACAACATGCGTGCTTCGGGTAAAGACGAAACCATCGCTCTGGTCCCACCTGTTCGCTTCACTCTGGAACAGGCTCTGGAATACATCCAGGAAGACGAGCTGTGCGAAGTCACGCCTAAGTCGATCCGTCTTCGCAAGAAGATCCTCGACGAAAGCGAGCGTACCCGCGCTGCCAAGAAAGCCAAGGCGTAA